ACGCAAGAAAAACGATATCTATGGGGAGGAGGAGCTGCAGTAATGAGAATCTCTAATTAGGAGAAATTTAAATCGGCTAATATGAATATATAAGGAACTTAATGAACACTGTATGAAATTCAATATTGTAAGGCCTGCTTTTGTAATCCCATCTCTGAGAGATTGAAGAGTACTGCACTGGTAATGTTCCCCTTTTGGATATCATGtgttaattatttcattctaGTAGGGCTGCTGTCCAGAATCTGGCAAATTACTGACTGATTTAACGACTAACCTCGTAAGCGAAAGGCAgactgaaccttttttttttctttttcttttttttttttttttttttttttgcagacgTAGATGTTGGTGCAGATTTGAAATAACTCATTGACAGCTGTGTCTTACCTTGTCTTTTTAATCATTTGTAAACATCCTTCACAATTATGTGCTTCTGGTGAGCTAGTAGCCGTGACGGCTGTCACCCAAACCTGATATCAAGGAAAATAGAAACTGAGCACTCCATTATTGTGGACAGCATCCCTAAAGTCTCTTCCCATCAATCTAACTCTGTGGCAAGTTGTATTATGGACAAAGCCCACATCTATTGTAGCAGCAAATGTTGGCTTCGTTCTGGGCACAGAACTTAACCTCCACTTAAGCTTCTAAAACTGTTTACATCGGTTGGGACACAGCTGTGCCTAAGGCTCCTTTGTGTTTTAATCTTAATAAAATTGAGAGAACAAATTACAGAGCAGGCAAGATGTGGAAGTATTTTCTGTACCCCTGGTGGCTTCTCGGATGGACCAAACGGCACTGCGGTATCGGTATGACAGAGCCTGTGCTTCTCGTGTCTCCTGAAGGCTCCAAATGACTTCTGTACTGCGAAGTAAAGCCAAATTCTGGAAACCAGTCCTGTGCTCTGGTCTGATTCACTTCAGTGGTACGAGCAGCACCTCCTTTCTGAGATCCCTTGGATCTCTGCCCGCCTGCCAGGCCTGAAACGTGAGTGGTTGCGGAGCATTTCCTCCTAGAAATAATCGGGCTCAGGCTTCCTTGGTTGGGCTTCCTGGCCCCAGCTGCTCTCGGGGCTGCTTTTTGGCAGGGGAGAAGATGCTGCGGCACGAGGCCTGTCACCGTGCCTCTGGGCGCCAGCCTTCTCgctccctgcagccacccccTACTGCCTGCATCCAGAAATAGCACTTCCTTGAAGCAGCATGAAATAATTCTTGCTCTTACGGCTCCTCTGCAGGGCActgatctctctctctcgctctaaGTGATGCTCCTCTTCGGCGTGAGCCTGAGCCATCCCACGGCACAGATTTTGCAGCCTGCAGCAACCCCGCTGTTGGGGGGGCAGGTGTGGAGCGAGGAGCAGGGCTTGTGTTTATACACAGTGAGGCCAagggccagaaaaaaaaaaagaaaaaaaaaaaaaaaagagaaaaatgccttTGGAACAGCTTTCTCCCAGGCAGGGGCGCTGGTGAAGGCTTCAGCCCTCCCTTCCGCTGTAGCCGTGCTGCTCTTGTGCCGCTGCTGAAGAGGAACCGGGGCTTTGACCACATCTCGTTCATAAACCGGTGCTGGGCTAAGCCTGGCTCCAGctgcccctttccttcctccctccctgcgctTCGGGGCTTTCGGCACTTCCTCTCCCTGGGCCCTGGTTCCAGGAACCGCCTTTCCAGTTGAAGCCGCTGGGAGCCGGGTAGTGGCAGAGCGAGGTGCCCAGCTGTGGCCGGTGAAGTTCTCCCTGGCCTCGCGCTTCCTCTCTTGAGCTGCTTCAGTGCTCGGTGGCAACAAGCTGAGCCTTTTCAGAGGCAAGACAGACCTAACGCCTGTGGAAAAACGGGCTCTTGTCACCCCTCGCTGCTGGGACCTGGTTACTCctcggggaaggaggagggtgttCGTCCTGCAGCCCCGCGTCTCCACGAGCCCACCACCGTTAGAGCCAAGCCATCTTGCTTGCTCTTTCCTTCCCTTGTGGGCTTCAACGTGGAGGGTTAGCGCAGAACAAAGCTGGTTTCTGATCTCTGCGTGAGCTGGGAAAGCTGCTCTCCTCCCACCTGCTGCCAGGAGAGGCCGGGGGCTGAGCGGGAACCCCTCTCCAGAGAGCCAGCGGTGGGCGAGATTTAGTTTTTAGATTTTATTACTCAAACTCTCTACAAAAGTCATCCAGCACATAATGTTCTTgcattcttttattaaaaaaaaaaaaaaaagaaacgaggACAACCCTGTCCTCCAGATCCATAGGTAGGGGATCTTACACAGGTCTGAACTGCGGCATtttgtcgtcgtcccccccccggcatGTTTGTCAGAGCTACCATAAATAAAgagcttttttgttcctggctcCTGTTGTCTGGCTATTTACAAGACTTTCCACGTGCTGCAACGCGCTCGGGTCCCAGCAGTGAACCGGTACCAAGAGGCAACAGGGGCGACTTGGAACGTAGTGTGGAGCGGCGGCCGCGGGCTCGCTGGCACTCGGGCGACGGTGGCCAACACCTGTTAAAAATGTACACCCACCCCCGCGGCTAACGCAGGCGGCCTGTACAGCGTGTACAGCAACAGCCCCATGGAAAATGCTTTTATCATTGTGGACTCGTACCGTTCCTAACCTTCAAGTaaacggctttttttttttttttttaaaatctattgttcctgttttttccaATGTCAGCTGCACTAAGCACTTGAAAAAAACTCCAATAATTTAAAACTGTGTAACGTTAAAATAACCTCCGTCCTATACGCAAGTCGATGGCAGGGAGTAAATCCCCGGGAGGATTTGCATTAGCCATCGTTAAATAATTTCTACATACATACAGAACTAGAGCCAACCTTCCCCTGCGCACGGCTCCTGTGTGCGGCACCGGGAATCCACTGGGATGTCGGGGCCGTCCCGCAGAGGACCGGGATGCCCAAACCGGCGCCGCGGGGCCCGGGGAGGAGCTGTGCTGCGGTTTCGCTTCGTCACCTGCAACAGAGAGACGCGGCGCAGGTTAttgctctgctcccctccttgcTCTGGGCAGTGCCGATGTCTGGCGGAGCTTCCCCAGGGCAAGTGCCGGAGTGTTTCCCGTTGCCGGCAGTGCCGAGTGTGGCTCTGCTGAGCACGGGCCATCAGGACGGCTTCAGGAGTCGGCCCTGAGCAGATCCTGCAGCCAGTCCCGGGGAAAGGTCCCCGCTCGGCTGCGGGAGCCGCTGGACTCCAGCTCCCCGCCTGCTGCCCCGCAGACAATCCGGGAGCTGCTCCCAGACTTTTTGGGGGAGAAGGGGTCGATCCCAAGCTCCCCCCCTGCTTACCAGTAGCTTCTTCTAAACGGGGAAGCCACTTTCTGCATCGTCCTAAGGAAGGTGTTGACATCAGCCACGAGGATTCCTTTGCTTTCGAGGACCTCCCTGCTGACGCTGGACTTCTCTGCGAAGGAAGGAGGGGAACCGTAATTCAAGGTTGTTCTGAAACCTACAGAAAATATCCCCAAATCCCACTGCAGTTATCCTGTTTTGCAAATGGGAGCAGATGAACGACGCTGAACAGCCTCAGCCCAGCAAGGCCAGAATTAGAGCGTGACGTAAAGCCATCCGCAGGCTCGAAAAATTGCCGGAATTTAGCAGAGCTCCGAAAAAATCTGTTCGTTTTGCCTTTTACTGCACCGACTTGCAATGAATCAGCTCCCACCTTACCCGCACCTCAAATAAGTGATTCTAGGAGAAATGGGAGCAaaatggggtgggtttttttgtacttccTCCATCACCTCCCAGGCCGATTTCGGAAGGTGCTCGTGGGGGTTGAGGGCACCAGCACAGGGCAGCGCCCGGAGCCCGTCCTCACCTGTGAGATACACGGCGAACCTGGCGCTGACGCGCTGAACCTGCAGGTTCAACAAGCAGTTGACGGACTGGGATTCGGGGGAGGACCCGGAGTCGCAGGCGTGGTAATGCAGCACCTCGATGAGATCAGCCCCTTGGCACGATTTGAGGATTAAGCGCTTCTTGCGGGCGTTGGCGTCCACCCTGGTGGGAGAGGGCCAAGGTGAAGTGGCGGAGGGGCTtcacccctctctcccctcccagggaaggagcaggTACGATGGGACCTGCCTTCCCCAGGCGTGTTTCTTTCAGCCTCATGGGTGCTTTTACGCTTGTTACCCTGCACTAAATGGAGACGGCAGGAGCAAGCGTCGCTGTACAGCTCGCACGTGCggcaagaaaacaaaatgaccCCTTGCTCCAGGCAGCTCCGACAGACCATGGCTCATGATCCCACCACAGAGTCAAGAGACGCTACACGAGTGCCAGCGATGGAGCATAAGGAAACCACTTGcggcacagaatcacagaatggtttgggttggaagggaccttaaaaatcatccagtgccaccccctgccctgggcagggacacctcccaccagcccaggttgctccaagccccgtccaacctggccttgaacccctccagggatggggcagccacagcttctctgggcaacctgggccaggggctcacccccctcacagcaaaggatttcttcctgactTCTAAtagaaatctcccctcttccagtttaaaacccttccccctcatcccatggctcccctccctgctccagagtccctccccagctttcctggaacccctttagggactggcaggggctggaaggtctccccggcgccttctcttctccaggctgaacccccccagctctctcagcctgtccccacagcagaggggctccagccctcccagcatctccggggcctcctctggccccgctccaacagctccgtgtccttctgctgttggtggccccagcgctggaggcagcactgcaggggagtctccccgagcggagcagagggggctgAATCCTCATCCCACAGACTACGATGAAATACCCGACCCTGAGCTTCTGTGACACCTCACCGCTCCCGGACTGAAAACCAGGTCTTCAAACTGATTGCTTTGTGCTATCACCGTGAAGGAGAGGATCTGAGATTTCTCCCCATTTGTAGCTTTTTCTGCTCCGACAGAACAGACCGGTTTCCTCTTTATTCGCAGGTCGTTACTAGAAAGCCATCCCTTGTGGCCCATGGTCTGGCGCTGACAAAGGCAGCCTGCCCCATAAAAACATCCCTCTCTGAGTTCAAACGTGATAAAAGCAGGACATTTCAATGGATACTATGCGCTGccttacttctctttttctgattgCATCATTTAAGTACACGTCGTTGCAAACAACCTCCAATAAGTAGCAAATAGCAACAGGAGAAGTTCTGCTTTTCCCAGCTGGGTTTGATTTTACGCACGCCCCACGACACCCCGGTTCCTCTCCATGTCATAAACTCAGAGCTCCTCATCACTCCCCCAAATCCCACGCGTGATGAGACGGAAAAAAAGAAACGGCAAAGAGACGGCGGGGGCAGAGAGAGCCCCGGGAAGGTGCCCCGAGCTCCCAGGGCGTGTGTGTGCGGGAGCTGGGGTGAGCTGGTGGGAAGGGAGCGTCTACAGGGGCAGCTTTCGGAGTGTGCGGCTCCTCAAATGAGGTTTGTGCCGTTCCTCAAGCCCCTTGGCAGGCTGTTAACGCTCAGAGAGGGCGTCGCTGCCAGCGCGATGGGGGAAACCGCCTTATGGAGATACAGCGGGGTGCACGGAGCAGCTGCCAGAGCTCTGCCTCATCCAGGATCACGTGCAAGACACGTTTCAGGCCATCTGATCCTCTCCAGGTCCCATGTCCTGCTGCTCCATCTCATATaggtacaaaaaaagaaaaaaaaaaatctatggcaCTTTACTTGCTAGCAAGCAAATGCTGGCCTCTGGCCGTTCCAGCCAGCACACGCTCTCTCGCTGATAAGAGAAGTTCTTATTTGACCAAAAATCTTCAAGTTCATCTTGTAAGAGGCCTAAACCCAACAGAGGCACCTAactccccccgtgtccctgcactGAGAGTAAAAAGGGACACCAAACTCCACCACGGTGGGTACGTCCTTGCTGCGGTGACGAGGACAGCAGGGACAAGGGAGCCGCCACCGCTGAGCCGTTACCTGACGTCTTCTCTGAGCTTCTTGCTCTCCTTGTAGTGAAGGAGCCACTTCCACCTCCCGCTTCTGTTCAGCTTCTCCAGCACCTTCACCACCTCTTTCAGTTGGCCTGGGGAGACAGCAAGAGCCAGAGGGTAACCAAGGGTGGAAgagggggacctgggggtgtctctggcCCAAGCCCTGCTCAAAGTTGGGCCACCTGAGGTTGCCCAGGGCTTTGTCCAGGTgaggtttgaatatctccaaggatggagactcacAACCTAGGTTGTGAAACTGGGCTCCTGTCCTGGTGTTTGAACACACTTGCTGTCGATTTTCCCCCCTAATTATCTAAAAAAGAGAAGTGCAACTTGTCCCTGTCACCTCTTGCCCCATCCCGGCGCATCTCCAGGAGCTCTGTGGCTCCGTTTTCTCTGCCCCTTCCCATTAGTGAGCCGAAGAcagcgacaaggtctcccctttgccctcccttctccaggctgaatgtcCTTGTACAACCCCTCCTCCAGCACCTGACCATCTCGGTGGCCCCTGCTGTACTTGGATGTTTTGGGGAGCCCTGACCTGGACTCACTACCCAGATGAGGTCTCAAATGTCAAATAGAGGGAAAGAATTGCCCCCCGCTAAAGCAGGAGCAGAGGACGCCAACGGCAAGTTTTTGGACGGTGTGGGCAAAACAGCGAACAAAGAACGTCTGCGTGTCTGCATTCAAGCGAGACTCACCCAGCGTTACCGTTTCCAACACCTCCTCGTCCGACACCACGAAGCCACCGGCATGAAACAGCTCCTGGTACGTGTGAGCTGTTACATCTTCGGGGCTGTCCACTCCGGCAAACACCACGTTCGGACACTGCTTTAGCTTCAGCAAGCACGGGACCTGCCCAAGGCAGAGATGCTTTAGCACACGCAGCCGAGTTTCAACAGCATTTGCACCTCTCCGCAACTCACCCCCGCTCCCAGAGACCGGGGGAACCCACCCCCTCCTCTTCTGCATCACCCCGACGCTGGTGTCTCCACCGCCCGACCCCAAAGCCGTGGCCAGCAATACAGGGAGCTACAGGCAGGTTCACTGCAACGTTCACTGGAATCCAGGAGCCAAAGCCCGGCTGAGCCGCTCCGTTACAGAAGATAAGCCCAGCCTGACCCCTTTGGGCTGGGCTACTCCAAGCGATGTTATTTGGTGATCAGAAACggagacagaagaaaagcagagctgacaggcttcatgtttttcaaataacttgtttttaaagAGCTCTTCATGAAGCACCGTTCTCCCAGTGAACAGCGCGTCTGCGGAGACTGACAATTAAATCTACAGCTATACGTAGCCTAACATTTCAAATCTTTAAAATGGATCCTGATATTCAAAAATGGTGCTGGGTAGAAAAAAAGGACGGACTCGGGCCTTACGTTGTGGATGTGGGAGGAAATGTCCTTGTTCCTGATGACGACAAGCAGCCTGTCGTCGTCCGCTTCGTGTTTCGCTTCGCAGAATCTCGGAGGTTTGATCTCCACGCAACCGTCTTTCTTCAGCAAGGTCTGAAACGGAAATCGTGTTAAGACGGTTTGTACGGAGACTGTCTTCACAACAGTGGTGCCACGCTCCCGGCACACACGTGTCTGGGGACAAGGAGAGGGGACGGAGACAGCGACCCTAACCAGGCACCCTGGTGTCAAGGGCACCCTAACGGTGTCCCTCTGTCAAAGGCACTGCGCGCTCCGGGCTGGGGCTCCATccagagggagaagcagcagccattTACCTTAGCTGGCAAAAACCTTTTAGAAAACCACCTTGACCATCTCACCACACCGTGCATCGGGCCTCCTTGCTATTTTGGAGCAGCAAATCTTCCCGTGCAATCACCTTCCTGAAGTTTCCAACCCTTTAAGGAGAGCTCAAGCCAAAGCCACCTCGCGGGGGTTGAGTTTGGGCTGCTCCTGCCTGAATTCCAATTGTTTCGGTCCAGGGGGATGTTGCCAAGTGTtaggacaagaagaaatagcctcaagttgcaccaggggaggattagattggatattaagaacaAATTCACCGagagggttgtcaagccttggaacaggctgcccagggcagtggtggagtcaccatccctccAGATATTTGAAAGACacgtagacatggtgctgagggacatggtttagtggtggacttggcagtgctaggtttatggttggactcgatgatcttaagggtcttttccaacctaaataattctatgatttctaaTTTCTGGCGGTGATGAAATGGTAGAGGCAGCTCCTGGCATAAGGGAACCACACGCCACCCATCCTGGGTTCAGCAAGCTTGACCTgcccctgcttctgctgccctcAGCTCTCACCCCAGGGCCACCCGTCCCCGTCCAAGCCGGCAGGACTGGCTGTTACCTTCACTCTTGCAAAGAAAGGGTCCTTGTCCGTCTCCACCAGGTAGAACATGCCGGCGCGGCTGCAGGCCTCCTTGGCCACGCTGCGCAGGCGAAAATGCAGCGTGCTGCACAGGTCGGCGATCATCTCCTCGAAGGCGGCCATCCTCCCAGGGAGGGACGCGCACGTCCACTCGCTCGTGGCCTCCCCGGGCGCTGGGACTGTCCCTCCGCCCTCGCTCCCCGTGTCAGCCCtgctcagcatcaccctgtggaACTCGGCGTACTCGTCGAGGATGACGGCGATGTCCCCCCGTGAGTCCTTTAGCTTATTACCGTATTTGAGCTTGTTGAGGTGGAAGGGAGCCGCGTGGCCCTGGCTCGCGGTTCGGGATCTGGCCCTGCTCCTCTCGTGGCAGAGGGTGTCCTGCCATGGGGCAGATGGGTCCCCATGCCGGCCGCTCTGCCGGTGCCAGCCGAGCCCGCTCGGCCACGCGTCGGAGGGCAGGATCGTCACCTGCAAAGGGCTCCTGCTCCGCAGGGAGAATGGGGCAGGAGCTTCTCGCCTAGGCAACGTCTCAGACATCACCTGGGGAGAAAAGTCTTTTGGAAAGATGCTTTTGGAGGTAGAAAAGGGTGGTTTCCTATTCCTTAGGATTTGTTTTAGCTTATAACGGAAACGGAGACACTCCATGTCCAAAGTGTGCTGGGTGATTTCCTCAAAACCCCTCCAAGTCCCCATCAGTGACCTTAACAAATGAGACTGCCCCGCACCGTGGCTGCACCTCTTTGAAGACTGCAAATTTTCCATCCTCTCCTGGCACTTTTTAGTGACCACAAAGTTCCGGTAGTCCTTGGCGATCCCCTGGCTGTCCCTAATATTGACGTATGGTGGAACGCGCCTGCTGCTGGCTTCCCCCGGGCCGATCGACCAGCCACGCTCAGCCCGTGAGCCCCCCTCCATGCCCAGGGAGCCCCAGTCCTCACTGCACCCCTCCGTGTGCACCGAGCTCGGAGAGGAGGAGTCGCAGTTAGTCCTTGTGCCTGCAGCATCCACGGATCTCGTGCCGTAGGAACCCGTGGCTGTAAACAGGGACTGTGAAGTCCCCCCGAAACATTCCTGGTCTGAGTCGCCAGAGAAAAACTCAAACAGATCTTCAGAGGTCGAGCCCACACGTCTGTCTCTGCTGGGGAGCTGCTTTGCCCTCGGGAGCAAGTCCGAAATATCCTCAGTGTCACTGAGCTCCAGGCTCTCTCCGGAGATTTCCCTGTGTGCGCATAACGGCAACATCGGGAAGGGGAGAGTGGGGATttctccctctcccacctccatGCCGGCATGCTGCAGATCAGCAAACGCATCGGATCCCTCGGCCTCGTGCTTGCTCCGGTTGCACATAAACTGGGGCTCGCACAGAGGCGTGAGCAACTCCCCTGCTGAAAAAGACGCAGGACTGGGAAGAGGGATGCTGCTTCCTCCTTCCGAATCCTCATGCAGGATGGGTTCCTTCTCATGGCTCCCTACCACGTCCCCAGGGCTGGCACACCCGGAGCCGGTGCCCGGTGGCAGTTGTCCCATGCAGCAGGACCTTGGGGCACCGTCCGGGGCCAGACTCACGCTGGGGGAGCACGTCTCAGGGTGCAAACTGAGGACCGAGTCTGGCTCGACGCTGTGCAGAGCTGCCTTGTGGCTGTGAGAAGGAGGCGTCGATCTCGGGCTACCTGGCACAAGCGCATCCGCAGGGGAGCTCTCTGCCGGCTCTGCATAGCAGGGACCTGTGTCTTTTTTCACCTCTTCCGCACATCTGGGCTTTAGGGAACCATCCAGGCTCTCGGCAGCCAACTCTGCAGCACCTACTCGCTTGTAGGGCTTCCCATTTTGGCACAGGACTGACCCCAACTCGCTTTGCTCTAACAAGTGTGGGGGGGGGTTTGCGTCTCCGCCACGGGGGAGAGGGTCCTGCTGGGGGGGAGAAGCAGGAGCCGAGTCTGTGTGGACAGGTGGGGACAGGCCATCtggggagctctgctgctgcctggggtgcTCCTTCACGGCAGACACTCCCTCTCCCACCGAGGAGGAGGGCTCTGATTCCACGAGGTGATGAAGAGAGGTCTCTGGCTCCTGCAGTGCATTAGCCACCATCGCTGGGTTCCTTTTGTCGCTCCCGGGGAACTTATCTGCGCCGAGGAACACATGATCGCTCTCCCCAGCTTCGGAGCCCCCTGCTAAGGCTGTACAGTCGAAGGCAAAGCCCTGGCCATCACCTGCTCCCCAGGACGCATCCAGCACATCTGCGCGGTTGGCAGGAGGGCTGCTACGCACTTCTTCCACCAAAACCTTGTTCCCTTCTTGGTTTGATTCACCAGCGCTCAGCGAAGTGAGGTCAACATAAACGTCGCCTCCGCACCTTTGGGAAAGGCAGCTGCTCCCTCTCAGGCCACTCTGCGATGGAGACTGGATGCTTGCCATGGTCTCCTGGTCCTCTGGAACAGCCCCTGGATCTGTTGCTCCATCGAGAGATGTCACGCAGGCAGAGCTGGAGTCAGGGGACAAGGCTAGCGACAGTCCCTGGCCACATGGTGACTCGAggccagctgtgccagcagcttTGCTCCCAGCAGGCGCCCACCTGTCTGCAGAGGGCGAGCGATCCTTGTCTTTCTGCTCCAAGGCGTCTCGGAGCATCTCTCCAGCAGGTCCCAAGTTGCCTGTAATGCTGCCTGGCTGTGCCCCACACACCAGCCTCGGATCAGATGGTAACGGCAGCATCAACCCGCTGTCACAGGGCGACCCCATATGAGCTGGACTGGCTGCATGCGCCAGACCAACACCATTTGTCTCTGTGTCTGGGGTGGCCAAAGCCTCCCAGGGCTCTTGCAGCGTGTCCAGGCTTGGCGCCATCTCACCAGGGAGCCCCTCAGGGCCAGTCTCAGTCCCAGTCCCATCTGACAGCACTGGCGTTGATCTGCCTGGGCAGGGGGACGCtaaagcagcagggctgggcacagaGCCCTCTCCAGGAATGTCAAAGTCCTTCAGACATGCCGAATTCACTGGCTTCTGCTCGCTGTGTTCATGCTCCACGTCAGCATCACCGCTTTCGGAAAACGCTGAATCAACAGGCCCCAGGACTGTGCTTTCATATTCAGggtcctctttctctttttttccctcctccacctcttcctcctctttttctggACGTTCAAAGGGGTCTTGTgattccttcccttccccactggCTCCATCAGGCTTTGCACTTCTGGGATGTGCTTCTAAGGGCATGGAATCACAGGCACGTTGCAGTCCATTGCTGGTGGCCCAGCTGCCGTCCTCACCCTCCGTACAGCGCCCACCGTCTCCCATGCTCTCCCTGTCCTTGGGAGGGCTGGGGCCACCTCCTGACCCTGGTGCCCACCccctcttctcctgctgctctccacGTCCACGCAGCGCACTCGGTGCATCACTCCAGAGAGCTGTACTGGAATTCAGGGCTTGGTTGCAGAGGTTTTCCTTGCTTAGTGCAGCTGGGGGCTTGCCAGCATCACCAAGCTCATCGGAAGGGCTGGGGGCGATCGTAGCGTCCGACAGTCCTTCCTTGGGCGGCTCCTCCTGAAACAAGACAATTCAGAGTTTAATCTTCAAGAGAGGCAAACGCAGGAGCTGAGACACCCGTGCAGGAGGACACGGATATTTTAAACCCTCCAACTTTGTGAGTACAACCATCCCAACAGCAACCAGGGAGATTAGTTTGAGTTTGTCTCTAAAATAAGCCCAGGTTGAATCCCTACCCTGTGTGAGCCGCTGCCATCCCCACTGCAGCCGGCAAGCAGAGTCCCACAGACAGCCAGGGAAAGGTTCTGAAACTTTCTACCTTCTCTACACCATGAAATGGCTTAAAAATAGGCCAACCTGTGTAGGGG
Above is a window of Larus michahellis chromosome 1, bLarMic1.1, whole genome shotgun sequence DNA encoding:
- the TASOR2 gene encoding protein TASOR 2 isoform X1, with translation MGERRAEETGGPGTGFHPEAEESSSLLETAVSVLQSSYLDSTSQDGFQYSQAILVENDVFLSELKAFAQAKEAAGYSQEELEETFAFLLFDNEEEAKEVCQTGLRVNSSSISMLGDPAKGVYISKYADCLHPRPWYHGKSGYIVIFKLIKGKVKVVSENYTTSYTCPSPGYDCHVAVSRNNTPSKTSHCQAFEQSQYYVYEVSDGSTAERPRQICPYIIIACQYREPKEMPVLAIESLPELNHKALYCPWRGQLSIRGQLLCNIALRTPYSSTIPAQLPPNLDINHVMGLSDLKKKLPEAAFGKRNYIENEVCFQGVYFSLYEVEISNKDQYKMDQLVENLKENDLAIIKYLQDQGFLILLTSSALARDDGFDPKEPVSLLALFLFTSSRSVCLRVEKHDPKDEREDSDNSDVSLKIASVLPGLRYALQKATSSSWGDAVSTSVRIKQHLQEYTKLDQNPQPAAGQTSEVPLPSLLSLTEDECTNPFKKRSEQSLSQLQCYFSDPSSYTLETSAAVGCLTGPVQSLCCDSQANCKADFSSAVPPDPLPPNTAAKSENPKPTVGLDQGGEAPTKDVNSASKLWVQQSRRKSCRDVGTSTRSPPKIGDSGRNRKATKKKKINMSLSFPKKPGLTANSNEPMLKLANLQFPHRRKRGAEVLSAEFVHKTQSESVQKETSAPDDAGLEAKRAKTLKNPDMKKVPVAETVTKPMKKWKEPLSVLPSEVSSQCHSADSPTSEIYPGGVADLGFGLKGNDYESHALNLLADLALGSCIPLLIPGDNGMITVSCSPSSDSAKEQQSHRKHKSLRVASDHEYHRVDKLAKGSTSPSKALPNEKLPLAEKIDLNDLASIPRERSPGIFSKKNSASPSPAKPQALPPRETQEAVEVNKHSISAEHSYASQMPEHSKKHMYPRGGPYPGPVPSRNGTRNARAGPLVGKVLPFRHQHNSTHPQQPFEAVATRHRSSLLSPRLKENFAKSHTVNICGESVKVTCRWEAEYLFNLDSRYTNDALEKTVIRALHGPWDPDLPDDVEEMKLILHMWVALFYSKPSKLLSSSRKVVEHSNPKKYVSLNSTGDFLELSDDGEDCFGLETCPADSRSDPDQTPSSSLDRSTGCQGRFRPEESSADSQTDADGTPGVVDSMVSSSSGELSCGEEEPSSTSSPESRSLTECADESLAVKDRQLAVVPEERGHDVSTITAEEPPKEGLSDATIAPSPSDELGDAGKPPAALSKENLCNQALNSSTALWSDAPSALRGRGEQQEKRGWAPGSGGGPSPPKDRESMGDGGRCTEGEDGSWATSNGLQRACDSMPLEAHPRSAKPDGASGEGKESQDPFERPEKEEEEVEEGKKEKEDPEYESTVLGPVDSAFSESGDADVEHEHSEQKPVNSACLKDFDIPGEGSVPSPAALASPCPGRSTPVLSDGTGTETGPEGLPGEMAPSLDTLQEPWEALATPDTETNGVGLAHAASPAHMGSPCDSGLMLPLPSDPRLVCGAQPGSITGNLGPAGEMLRDALEQKDKDRSPSADRWAPAGSKAAGTAGLESPCGQGLSLALSPDSSSACVTSLDGATDPGAVPEDQETMASIQSPSQSGLRGSSCLSQRCGGDVYVDLTSLSAGESNQEGNKVLVEEVRSSPPANRADVLDASWGAGDGQGFAFDCTALAGGSEAGESDHVFLGADKFPGSDKRNPAMVANALQEPETSLHHLVESEPSSSVGEGVSAVKEHPRQQQSSPDGLSPPVHTDSAPASPPQQDPLPRGGDANPPPHLLEQSELGSVLCQNGKPYKRVGAAELAAESLDGSLKPRCAEEVKKDTGPCYAEPAESSPADALVPGSPRSTPPSHSHKAALHSVEPDSVLSLHPETCSPSVSLAPDGAPRSCCMGQLPPGTGSGCASPGDVVGSHEKEPILHEDSEGGSSIPLPSPASFSAGELLTPLCEPQFMCNRSKHEAEGSDAFADLQHAGMEVGEGEIPTLPFPMLPLCAHREISGESLELSDTEDISDLLPRAKQLPSRDRRVGSTSEDLFEFFSGDSDQECFGGTSQSLFTATGSYGTRSVDAAGTRTNCDSSSPSSVHTEGCSEDWGSLGMEGGSRAERGWSIGPGEASSRRVPPYVNIRDSQGIAKDYRNFVVTKKCQERMENLQSSKRCSHGAGQSHLLRSLMGTWRGFEEITQHTLDMECLRFRYKLKQILRNRKPPFSTSKSIFPKDFSPQVMSETLPRREAPAPFSLRSRSPLQVTILPSDAWPSGLGWHRQSGRHGDPSAPWQDTLCHERSRARSRTASQGHAAPFHLNKLKYGNKLKDSRGDIAVILDEYAEFHRVMLSRADTGSEGGGTVPAPGEATSEWTCASLPGRMAAFEEMIADLCSTLHFRLRSVAKEACSRAGMFYLVETDKDPFFARVKTLLKKDGCVEIKPPRFCEAKHEADDDRLLVVIRNKDISSHIHNVPCLLKLKQCPNVVFAGVDSPEDVTAHTYQELFHAGGFVVSDEEVLETVTLGQLKEVVKVLEKLNRSGRWKWLLHYKESKKLREDVRVDANARKKRLILKSCQGADLIEVLHYHACDSGSSPESQSVNCLLNLQVQRVSARFAVYLTEKSSVSREVLESKGILVADVNTFLRTMQKVASPFRRSYW